TAAAGTTAGGTCGTCACTTTAGACTAAGTAAGGATATGAAATTGGTAGTAGGAAGAAATAAAGAAGAAAATGAAAAGCTGCAAAATTTTTACAGAGATGAAGATTTACTTTTTAAAGCAAAAAATTTAAAAGGCCCTGTTTCTTTGTTAAAAAGAGGGGGATATAAAATAGATAATGAATTAATGGTTAGATCCTGTCGGATTACAGCTCGATATTGTGATAAAAATGAAGAAGAAAATAAAGAAGTCAATATTAATTGTTATTCTAAATCAAGAGAATTTGTCAAAACAATTAAGGTAGAACCATTAATAGAAGATAAGTTAGAAATCCTGAGGGTAGAGGGATAAATACTAAGCACAAAAAGAGAAACTGCTATTATGATGAATCAGTCGAAAACTAAAGTTGTTGTAGCTATGAGCGGAGGAGTGGACAGTTCACTGGCCGCGGCTCTATTAAAAGAGGAAGGCTATGATATTGTCGGGATAACCATTCATCATCATGAGGGTGACGAAAATTTAGATTCTGTGGAGCGGGTTACCAAAGACCTAAAAATACCCTGGGAAATTTTAGATTTTACCAAAGAATTTAAAAAAATAATTATCGACTATTTCTGCCGAGAATATCTTGCCGGTCGAACCCCCAATCCTTGTGTAGTCTGCAACCTGAAAATAAAATTTGGATTATTATTGGAGAAAGCAAAATCTTTAGGGGCGGATTATCTGGCTACTGGTCATTATGCTATCAATGAATTTAACCATAAAAACAAGAAATATTTGCTTAAGAGAGGGATAGATGAAAATAAAGACCAGTCATATTTTCTTTATAGGTTAAACCAGCAAATATTACCATATGTCTTGTTTCCTTTAGGTAAATTTCAGAAAAGCCAAACCAGAGAAGTAGCTAAAAAATATGGATTAAAAAATTATGGGAAAAAAGAGAGTCAGGAAATTTGTTTTATCCAGGATGATAGTTATAAAAAGTTTTTGACTCAATATATTAAAGATGTTGTTAAACCAGGTAATTTTATTGATAGAAGAGGCAAAATATTGGGAGAGCATAAAGGCATTCCCTTTTATACTATCGGACAGAGGAAAGGATTAGGAGTAGCACTTAATAAGCGTAGATATGTAATCGAAATAAATTCCCAGCAAAATGTAATTACCTTAGGCGATGACGAAGATCTATTCAGAGATAAATTATTAGTAAAGAATTTAAATTTTATCTCTGGTGATAAGCTGTTAAATTCTATAAAGGCAGAAGTAAAAATAAGATATAATACCAAAAAATCTTCAGCAATTATTTCCCCTTACCAAGAGGATGAAGTGCTGATAAATTTTGAAAAACCACAAAGAGCAATTACCCCTGGACAATCTGCAGTATT
This sequence is a window from Candidatus Atribacteria bacterium. Protein-coding genes within it:
- the mnmA gene encoding tRNA 2-thiouridine(34) synthase MnmA encodes the protein MMNQSKTKVVVAMSGGVDSSLAAALLKEEGYDIVGITIHHHEGDENLDSVERVTKDLKIPWEILDFTKEFKKIIIDYFCREYLAGRTPNPCVVCNLKIKFGLLLEKAKSLGADYLATGHYAINEFNHKNKKYLLKRGIDENKDQSYFLYRLNQQILPYVLFPLGKFQKSQTREVAKKYGLKNYGKKESQEICFIQDDSYKKFLTQYIKDVVKPGNFIDRRGKILGEHKGIPFYTIGQRKGLGVALNKRRYVIEINSQQNVITLGDDEDLFRDKLLVKNLNFISGDKLLNSIKAEVKIRYNTKKSSAIISPYQEDEVLINFEKPQRAITPGQSAVFYQGDVVIGGGIIQ